Genomic window (Methyloprofundus sp.):
CCTAGCATTAATAAAAAAGAACAGCGTAAACTTGAAGCTGAACGGCGCAAACAATTGAAGCCTTTATATGACGCGCTCAAAAAAGCAGATAAAAAAATGGAGAGATATCACACGCAACAAAAACAACTGGAAGAACAATTAGCAGATAGCACCATTTATGACGTAACTAATAAAGATCGGTTAAAACAAATTTTACAAGAAAAAATACAGGTTGATAAAACCTTAGAATCTACCGAGATAGAATGGATGGATATTAGCGAACAGCTGGAAGCTGCGGAAAGTCAGGCATAAAAACGAAGTATATTGCCAAAACAAATAATATAACTTAAGAACAACACCTACACAGAAGAACCTACAATAATGTATACATACTTAAGCTTATTATTCAATATTTGCCTCTTTAAAAGTACCCCACAAGACATCCCCTATTCACGCTTTATTCTACGCTTATCAGTCGCGTCTTATGCCTTAGTCAGTTACTTGTTAATACAGCTATCTGTTAACGACTTACAGGCATTATTACAAGTGGGGGTGGAAATCGTTTTAATCCTGATTTTTACTTACCTCATACTGACCATTAGCAATAATCGTGGCCGTTATACGCAAACTGCCAGTGCCCTATTGGGAACAGATACGCTTATTAGTGCATTAGCTTTGCCTGTCATAGGCACACTTAGTATCGACAACAATAACCTGTTGGCCATTCTAACTATGCTGGCTCTTATGGTATGGCACTGGTTGGTCACAGCACATATCATTCGGCACGCTTTAAGTCAGTCATTTTTATTTGCTACCGGTATTGCTTTTTTATATATCTTTAGCTCTTATCAGATAATGGGCGTATTATTTCCACATATAGGCACACCAAATTAAGGGAATACCATGCAAAATTATCAACATATATTATTGGCGGCTGATTTTTCCGATCATGGCAAATATGTCGCCCAAAAAGCGCTAGAAATGGCTAAGCAGAACCAAGCCAAGTTAAGTATCATTCATATCGTCGATAATCTCCCCATTACTGATGCAACTTATGGCCCCGTGATACCTTTTGATGTCGATCTAGATACCGAGCTTATGAATGCAGCACAGAAACGTCTAGCCGAACTAGGCAAACAACTACAAATTCCAGCAGAAGCTCAGTTTATAGAAATGGGCAATGCCAAACTGGAGATTGTTGCCGTTGCCGAGGAGCAAAATATTGACCTGATTGTAGTCGGTTCTCATGGCCGTCATGGACTGGCGTTACTACTTGGCTCCACGGCTAATGGCGTACTTCACCACGCTAAATGTGATGTATTAGCGGTACGTTTAAAAGATAATTAAATTATGCAACATCTTATTTTAGGCGGTGCACGCTCAGGTAAAAGTCGCTATGCTGAACAATGTGCAACCGCTACAGGCAAAGCCGTTATCTACATTGCGACAGGAACCGCAGGAGATCAGGAAATGCAAGAACGCATTGCCATGCATCAACAGAGCCGCCCCAGTTATTGGCAAACTATCGAAGAGCCTATTTTATTGGCAGATACTCTGCAGCAATATGCAGACAGCCAGTATTGCTTAATAGTCGATTGTTTAACCTTATGGCTCAGTAATATACTGTTTGACGCTCAAGGTGCTTATCAAGAAGATATTTTCAGTCAACAAAAGCATGCTCTATTAGAGCTAGTACCTAATATTGGTACCAATATTATCTTTGTCAGTAATGAAGTAGGCTCTGGCATTATTCCCATGAACAGCATGAGTCGTCGCTTTGTTGATGAAGCAGGTCGCTTGCACCAACAACTTGCACAACTATGCACTCAAGTCACTTTAGTCACGGCAGGCATTCCGCAAACACTTAAACACTAAATATCATGGACTGGTTAGCACACTCAATCCCCTCCCCCGATCAACGTTACTTATTAGCTGCGGTCAGTCGTCAACAACAGCTGACTAAGCCGGCCGGTTCTTTAGGTGAACTTGAACAACTTGCGATACGGCTAGCGTCTTTACAGTGTACTGGCCAACCCAGTGTAGATAATATCTGGATTAGTATTTTTGCAGGTGATCATGGTATTGCTGCTGAAGGCGTTTCTGCTTTTCCACAAGCGGTCACTGCCGAAATGGTCAAAAACTTCGCCCAAGGCGGAGCAGCCATTAATGTGCTAGCCAAGCAACATCATGCTAATTTAGAAATTATTGATGTTGGCGTGGCAGCAAACTTAGATGGCCTTAATATTGTGCATAACAAAGTAGCCAAAGGCACTGCTAATTTTTTGCAACAAGCAGCCATGACCGCAGAGCAACTACAAGCAGCATTAAATGCTGGCAAAGTCGCCGTAGAGAGAGCCTTACAACAAAACAGCCAATTGTTTATTGCGGGTGAAATGGGTATTGCCAATACCAGTAGTGCCACCGCAATTGCTTGTAGCCTCCTTAATTTAGAGGCACAACAATTGACGGGTGCAGGCACAGGGCTTGCTGCTGCAGAGATTCACCATAAAGCATACATTATCCAACAAGCACTGAGCTTGCACGCAGACATTAGCCCGCTACCGCTCATAATATTACAATATTTTGGGGGCTTTGAAATTGCGGCCTTAACCGGAGCCTATATGGCCGCTGCACAGCAGCAATTACCTATTTTAGTAGATGGTTTTATTTGTAGTGTTGCTACGTTAATCGCCACTCGGCTCAATCCGGATATAAGCCCGTGGCTAATTTATGCGCACCGCTCCGCAGAGCAAGGTCATCAACTCATCTTAGATGCCTTAGCAGCTAAACCTTTATTAAGTTTAAATATGCGCTTAGGAGAAGCCAGTGGTGCTGCACTTGCCATTCCTTTATTGCGTTCAGCGTGTGCTCTGCATACACAAATGGCAACCTTTGCCCAAGCGCAAGTCTCCCAACACTAACCTCACATCATGATAAGCAATTCCAAGAAACTGACTTGGGTATTTTTATGCAGTCTTAGCATATTACTGAATGGCTGCGCATCAATGCGTCAACGCGAGCAATTAGAAGCATTCAACAAGCTGTATGCCCCTGGGCAATATCAACAAGCCGCCGAATCACAAGTGGCTTTAAAAAGTAGTGCCAAAGCAGACCCCGCAGATTTACTCACTTCATTACAAGCGGGCACCGCCTTTCGCTATGCACAGCAACTCGCACAAAGTAATGAGCAATTTGATCAAGCAGAAGCTATTCTTAAATATCATAACCAGCAAATGCTATTGGGTAAAACAGCCAGTTCTGTTGGCTCAATATTAGTCAATGATGCCGTTTTGGATTATAGCGGTACGGCTTATGATGGCATCATGATTAACACCTATAAAGCACTCAATTTCTGGCAACAAGGTGATCAACAAAATGCACGAGTTGAATTTAACCGCGCTCTAGATCGACAGCGCCGTGCCAAAGAATACTTTGCCCAAGAAATAGCAAAAAATAGGCAAGCAGTCGCCAAAAAACAAGCGCAAGATGGAGTCAATTATCAAAAAAATTTAGACAACCCGCAAATTGACCGTATTATCCAAAAATCCTATTCCAATCTAGATAACTTTGCTGCCTATCCTGATTTTATCAACCCCTTCACAACCTATCTGGCGGGTTTATTTTTCCTGCATGATGGTAGTTATAATAAAGCAGCAGATTTGCTAAAAGAAGCTTATGGCATGATGCCGAAACAAGCTGTCATCAAAGATGATTTTATTCATGCACAAAAACTAGCCACTGGTGCGCATATAACACGCAAACATACTTGGGTTATCTTTGAAAATGGCATGGGGCCCATGAAGCAAGAATTTCGGGTTGATTTACCCATTTTTATATTTACACGCAATCTCAGCTATACAGGCATCGCCCTACCTAAGCTAACTATGCAGGCACTCGCTTACCCGCATGTCAATGTTATGCTTAGCCCTGACAAGGTATATCAAACCAAAACGTTCGCCAGCATGGATAGGGTTATTCAAACCGAGTTTAAAAAACAATATCCTTGGATCGTTAGTCGCGCATTACTCTCCGCTATAGTAAAAACCACCGCTCAGTATTATGCGCAACAAGGATTAGGCACATGGGGTGGGATTGCTGCCGGGTTAATGCAGCTGGCAACCACTGCCGCAGATTTACGCATTTGGAGTGCCTTGCCCAAAGAATTCCAAATTGCCAAAGTGACGACCCCAAAAGATGGCAAGCTTAAAATTGAGACACCGAATCAGCAAAGTATAGTGCTAGAACTAGACCCGCAAAAAAATCATTTACTCTATCTCAAAATACCTATGGCCAATGCGCCTATTGCGTATGATCTACTAACCCTGTAATTTATACGTCATCTATAGAATTCATTTATTATTATCACAACTAAAAGGAGTTATTTATGCAATTTTACAAATTTCCAAGCCTGTTGGCATTACTAGCGCTACTAAGTGCCTGTGCCACTAGCCCAACCAATCCTAAAGAAATAGCCGCAGCACAGAATGAACGTGTACAAGTCTTAACAGGTTTTTGGGGAACAAATGCACGTATTACCGACATTAGTAACAGCATCAATAGTAGTAATTTGCTGCTTGTGCAAATCACAGGTGTGAATGATAGCTCGGATTATTTACAAATGGAATACCGCGCTGAATGGTTAGATAAAAATAACCTACTTATTCCTAGCAAAATGACACACTGGATTCAATTTCCAGCCTATGAAGAAACCGAATTTCGACTCAGAATTGTTGCTCCAAAACCTGAAGCAACTGATTATAAAATTTTAATCCGTGAGGTACAGGACTAATGCCATTTTTTAACTATCAGAAAATACTCATTCCTTGCATTATTATTGGGCTAACTGCCTGTACGCCCACGGAAAATATCGATATTAATAACGACTCTGGTGGTGCGGTGATGGGCTTGGATTACCGTGACTTTCATAAAGCCTCTAGTGAAGCGGTAGCCTCTATGTTAAGTTCTGGGGCTGTCGACAAAGCTGATGGTAGCCGCTATGTATTGGCGATCTCCAGAATAACCAATGACACCATGCAGCGTATCGATACTGATCAATTGGTCAAAAAAATTCGTATTGATTTACTCAATAGCGGCAAAGTAGTTGTTACCACTGCAATAGCTGCGGATGGTGCCGAAGACCACATGTCGATGCAAGCTCGGCAACTACGCCATTCCGATGAATTTAAACAAAGTACTGTTGCCGCTAAAGGCCAAATGATTGCACCCGAACTCAGTTTGTCGGGCAAAATCTTGCAGCGTAATATTAAAATCAGTAGTCGCAAACAACAGGCTGAATACTATTTCCAATTAAGCTTAACTGACATCAATACTGGTTTAGCTATTTGGGAAGGTGAAACGGTTATTGGTAAACGCGGTAGTAATGATGCAGTGTCTTGGTAGCTGGCAAGAACCATAGAAAAAACCATTGGTTATGTTATTCATTTCACTAAATAACATAACCCAGCCGCTGTTTATTAAGCAGCAACTAGTACCGTACCCCTTAAATAATTAATAATATATCTATGCGGTCAACGCCTTCCCTTTGTATGTCCATTTGAATGGTTTGGCCATCGTTTCATTAAAGTAATCCATGAAATTTTGAATTTTGTCTTTCAAGTCCTGCTGTGAAACAAAATTGCCTCGCCTGATGACTTTTTTCATTAATATTCCAAACCAGATTTCAATCTGGTTCATCCATGAAGCATGCTTAGGTGTATAGTGAAATACAATGCGCCTATTGCCTATCATCAGGTACTCCTCCCGTGTTTTCATGGATTGTAATATGCCACTTTTACCTTTCACTCCAAGCTCTTGAGTGTCATTACAAAAGTCTGCAACAAAGCGCACAAGAGTTTCCGATTTATGGGTATTTAATTGGTCAGCGATAAAATGATAAACTTTCTTTTCTGGGTTTTTCTCAATCAGATATTTGATCGACTCAACAAAATCGATCTCAGTTCGTGTCTCTTGAATCAAACCATCTATAACTCCTGTTGCCACATTAAACCCTCCTAAAAGTGTTTGCGTGCCATGACGCTCATATTCAAATTCGATAGATTGAACTTGACCCGCTCTCATTGGCAAATCGGGGGAAATTCGTTCCAATGCCTGAATACCTGTCATTTCATCAACACTGATAAAAAGTTCTTCTGGCGTTTTCAGAGAATTTGCATAAAGGTTACAAATATCTGTGATTCTTTCTTCTTTTCGCTCATCCGCTTTTGCATTGAGCCAGTATTGGCTAAGATGAGGTTTTAAGTCGTTTTTTTTAAAAGACGGCCTAAATGATTTGCTGAAATAGTCTCGACAATACCTTGTTTGATCGCTTCTTCCGCCAATTCTCTATGTGTCCAATGAGTGATGGGACGATCATAGTCTTCAGGCTTTTCACAGGAAAGTGCAATTATTCGACACAGTTGTTCGGGGGTAAATGTATCTGGAGTGCCTGGGCGCGGAAGATCCTGAAGCCTCTCCCGGACTGGCTTGTTTGCTAGTTCGTGCCAACGTGCAGTCCAGTTCGTAATTATATTATTCTGTACATCAAGTTTTTGCGCAATATTCTGATATTTCATGCCTGAGTTTGCTAATAAGATAATCTTGGCTCGTAATACCATGCTCGATTTTGCTGTCTGTTGGCGAGTTATTTTTTCGAGCTCTTCGCGTTCATCATCTTTTAATGTAACTGGAAATTTGGGGGTTCTCATGGCTTCCTGTCGGTGGATTCGATACGGAATAATATAGACTATGTTAAGGTTACCAGAATAGAAGCTGGACTGATAATTTATTTATTAATTATTTAGAGGGCGAGGTACTAGTAAAGGAAGGCTGACTATGTCTATAAACAATACATTTTCTATACAACAACCTAATAACTTAAAACGCTACGCTTGTCGCTTTATTAGTTGTATAGGCTTATATAGCCTGCTATTTTTTTCTCACTCGCTGCAAGCCCACCCAAATGAATGTGCAAATATCTCAGCTCCAGCTATATTTTTATCCGAATCAGAACTTGTCTGCTTACAAAAAATAAAAGTTGTTAATGGGGCTGATATACAATTTTATAAAGTTGCTCTGCAATGGCTTGGAGCTGCAGCACCCACAAAATTCTCCATAATAAGTGTAGAGCCTGATAGTGCTGATGCTGATAGTCACCACTCTTTTTCAGTAACAACTGGCATTCTATCTCTGTCAACTATTGATATTCCCACTACCTATGGCACTGAGCGTTATGCTGCTAATTTTGTTTTTAAACAGGAAAATGGCATAAACTTATTCGAGCTATCGACAGCTAATGTATACGATAATCCTAACTATATTCCCAAGGAAACCTGGAAGCCTTTTGGCATGCTCTCTGCTGATGAGCGACGTGCTGTCGACTTATTAGGTCAATCACTACCTTATGCCCAACTGGCTGATGCCATATATGATTTTAGTAATAACACTATCGGTGCTTGGCAACTCATTCAGCAAGAAAGTAAAGACTCCGGCATGCAAGCTGGCCTTTTTAACAATAACGAAACGGGAGAGCTAGTGCTCGCCTTTCGCGGCACCGAATCTTGTGAATTTCCCTGTTCATTTGCAGAAACTAAAGAGTCGGTACTAGATTTAGCAGCCGATGCCCTTTTGTCTTTTGGAGAAAGTGGTCCGCAATTTCGCCATGCTTTCAATTTTGCTCAGCAAGTGCTAGATAATTACCCTGAATACAAGATTACTGTCACAGGACATTCATTAGGAGGTGGTTTGGCACAAGCAGTTGGCGCTGTTTTTCAGCTAAAAACCTTTGCCTTTAACTCTGCTCCTGTACCTGCTGATTTCTTTGTAGAACACCCAACGAGCTTAACGGCAGATGAGCTCAATAATATCATTCATGTAATCAGTGATATTCGTGACCCTGTTTCGCACGCAGATGACTCAGGCCAGACTTATCTGAATGCCAATCATGCTGCACCTCTCATTCACTTTGATTTCGATGCTAAAGAAGTACAGCCTGAAACAGTCAATCGACTAGCAGACCTATACGCCCTCAGATTTAAAAAACATGGTATGACAGAGTTATTTGATAATGCGTCAGCGTTGATAATGCTTTATCAACAAGGCTGGTAGTATCAGCTTGTCGGAAAACGTTATCTGCGCTGCGCTTGATAAGCTATTCCGACCTACACCAGCCTTTCAAGGTAATCAATAATAAATTGGATATTACGCTGCCCCTTATACTCATTAATATCTAATTTATACGCAATTTTGACTTGGCGAATTCCCAACCAATATTCAGGGCGTTCTACAAAAAAAGCAATGGCATCAATCAACTGCTCACCGACCGCCTGCCGTAATACTAATTTAAGATGTTGCTCGCCCACTATACGTGATTGCACTACTTCAAAAACACCATGAAATAAAGGCTCTGGAAATTCTTGCCCCCATGGCCCCGCACTTTGCAATAACTCACAAAAACCGATAGTCATCTCAGCAGCACTTAACTCACCATCGGAATAAACTTTTTGGGCTAAATCCACATCAACCAAACGCCGCTCTACTGCCTTATCAAACGCCAACATAAAAACAGGGTAGTCATGCAATTGAATACTCAGCCCTGCCGCCATGGCATGTCCACCAAATTTTTGTAATACCTTCGGATGTGCTACCGCAATATCACTGAGCACATCGCGAATATGCACACCTGGAATGGAACGCGCAGAACCTTTGATTTCACCATTATCTGCATTGGCAAAGGCAATCACTGGCCGGTTTAGTCTATCTTTAATACGTGAAGCCAAAATACCAATGACACCTTGATGCCAGTCTTCATTGTAAATACAAACACCTGCCGTTAAATGTTGCTCATCTAAGGCTTTCATTTCCTTTAACAGCACCATTGCTTCCTGCTTCATTTGGCCTTCAACTTCACGGCGGTCACTGTTGAGTTCGTCCATTTGCATTGCCAATTGCTTTGCATACTGCCTCTCATCAGCCAATAAGCATTGAATGCCAATACTCATATCATCCATGCGTCCTGCTGCATTCAAGCGTGGGCCAATGGCAAAGCCTAAATCAGAAGAGGCCAAACTATGCAAACTACGTCCAGAAACTTCCACCAACGCTTTAATGCCCGCATGCACCTTATCGGAACGCATGCGCAATAAACCCTGATGCACTAAAATACGATTTACTTGATCTAAAGCCACCACATCAGCAACTGTGCCTAAGGCCACAAAATCCAATAACTGTGCCAGATTGGGTTCGGCAATATTACGCGTTATAAACCAACCCTGCTCACGCATACGACTGCGCATGGCCATGAGTATATAAAACATTACCCCAACACCTGCAAGCGCACGGCTGGGGAATTCATCATCGGGCAAGTTAGGATTGACTATGGCATCGGCATCAGGCAATTGATCACCTGGTAAATGGTGGTCAGTCACCAAAACCTGCATACCCGCCTGCTTGGCAGCCGTAACCCCAGCCAAACTGGAAATACCATTGTCCACCGTGACCAATACATCAGCCTGTTTCTCAATCACTAACTCCACAATCTCAGGAGTCAGCCCGTAACCATACTCAAAGCGATTAGGCACAATAAAATCAACATTTCCTGCACCTAATAAATGCAAGCCGAGCATCGCTACCGTACAGCTAGTAGCACCATCTGCATCAAAATCAGCGACAATCACAATTTTCTTTTGCTGTTCAATAGCCGTAATCAAATAAATAACCATTGCCTCCATACCCGTTAACAACCAGGGTGAAGGCAACTGTGCCAAACCACGTTGTAAATCAGCATCAGATTTAATGCCACGCGCCAAATAAATACGCTTCAAAATCGTGTTTGTTTCTGAAACACCTGCATCTCGACCTAATAGAGGTCGTGCAACAATTTTTTTTGTGATACCGTGATAGTGCATATTATATTTTTCTAATCGCTTTACTTTCTAATAAACTTGCTATGGGTTGTGGCTTGCCAAGGTGGTATCCTTGTGCATAGTCAATACCAATTTCTCGTAATTTATCTAAAATTTGTTCATTTTCAACAAATTCAGCAATGGTCTCCAGCCCCATAACATGCCCAATTTGATTAATTGATTTTACCATTTCAAAATCAATCGGGTCATCCAACATATCTTTAACAAACATACCATCAATCTTTAAGAGGTCAACTTGCAAATTCTTTAAATATGCAAAAGATGACAAACCACTACCAAAATCATCCAAGGCAAAGCGACAACCTAACTCGGATAGAGTTTGCATAAATACCGTCGCATCATGCAAATTAGCAATAGCGGCTGTTTCCGTTATTTCAAACTTGATCTTTTCCGCAGGCACATCACCATCAACCAGCTGTTGCACAATATAAGCAAGCATTGCCTCATCACCTAAAGATGCCCCTGATAAATTAATCGCAATTGCATTGATATTCTGTAAATTATCCGCATGCAAAGCTAACCATTGTAAAGTATGGCTCACAACCCACCGATCAATACGAACGATTGAGTTATAACGCTCTGCTGCAGGCAAAAAAGCACCTGGCGGTGCCACAGTACCATCACGCATTTGCATACGCAATAAAACCTCATAACTTAAACTTAGGCTCGGATTTGCAATCGGTACAATCGGCTGCACATATAACAAAAATCGCCCTTCATCCAAGGCATCATTAATTTCAATATTCCATTTTACCTCACCTTTACGTTGTTTCAGGCGCTCACTATCTTCAATATGTATTTCAATACGATTACGCCCAGCATCTTTGGCAGCATAACAAGCGCTATCTACTTGACTCAGGACTTCTTGGCTATCTTTAGTATGCTTATCAATCACGGCCAAGCCAATACTAACTCCAAGTGCAAAGGTATTATCTTGATAATGAAAGCGAAAATCTTCAAGTGCATGGATAACATGTTCCGCAGCGGCATAAGCTTTATCGGTATTACAGTGCTCCATCAAAATAGCAAACTCATCCCCTCCTAAACGTGCCAAGGTATCACGTACACGTATATTTTTTTGCATGACACTGGCTACTTGCCGCAATAATTCATCACCCGCCACATGCCCACAAGTGTCATTAACAACCTTAAATTGATCCAAATCAAGAAAACATAAGGCATGATTCGAGTTTTCTTGCTTTGCCGAGTTAATAACACGCGCTAATCGCTGTTCAAATTCACGCCTATTGATTAAGCCTGTCAATGAATCGTGACTCACTTGAAAGGAGGTTTCTGCTTGCAGGCGTTTAGCTTCGGTAATATCCTCTTGGGTAGCCACAAAATGGGTCACTTTGCCTGCATCATCAAACATCGGGCAAATATGTTCACGCGCCCAGTATAACTCGCCATTTTTTTTCACATTTTGCAATTCACCTTGCCACTCATTTCCTGCTAATAAAGTACACCATAATTCTTCATAAACACTTGCTGGGGTATTACCTGAACTGATGACACTAGGCCACTTTCCTTCTATTTCTGTTTGCTGATAGCCTGACATTTCAATAAATTTAGGATTAACATACTCAATAATTCCCTCTTGATCTGTTATAACTACCGCATTAGGGCTATGAGCGACGGCTAAAGAAAGTTTTTTAAGTTGTATCTGCGATGCTTTGAGGTCAGTAATATCTTGAGCAATACCTTCCACGCCAATACAGGCTCCCTCCATATCTTTAGTCATACGTTCGGTAATTCTGAGAGTATGCACCTTGCCTTGTTTATCAAAAACTTCCAGCTCATAAGGTGGCACTGTTTCGCCACTAAGTGTTCTTAGGGTATAAGTATCTACTAAACGATTTAATTCTGTATCTGGCATAAAGTTTGAATAGTGCTGCAACCACTCATCAGAACCATACCCTAATATAGTTTCAACTGATGGACTAATATAGGTAAACACCCCGTTAATATCATGTGCAAAGATTAAATAATCGTGTTGTACGCCTTCAACCAAATGACGATATTTATGTTCACTCACTAGCAATAATTGTGATTTATCGTGAATTTCTTTGGTTTTATCCTGCACCTCTTGTCTAACGAGTTGTTCGCGCCCCGTCAAGGCGAGCAAAAATACACCCACCATACTAAGTACTAATAGCGCACCTGCTATTAACCAATAAAACATCCATGAGCTGTATTGCTCAACAAATATTGATGTGGGACGATAACTAAACTGCCACTGCTGATCACCTACGTATATTGTTTTCTGAACCACTAAAGCTTGTTGACTAAGCCATTGTTTTCGCTTGTCATAAGTAGACGTAAACAAAACATTAGGTGAAGTAGGAGATGTTATATCCTTGATTTCTAAATATAACCATTGTTGCTTAAAGGTAGTGAGTAACTGGCCAAATAAGTTTTGATAATCATACATATGTGCTGCCACTCCGACGACCACATCATTCGTTGACCTTGCAGGCAGTAATGCAGCAAACCGTTTGCTGATCCCTGGCTTTATCTCTTGCATAATCGGAGGCATCAGTACTGCCACTTGAGAGTTCAACAGTTTCTTACATAATTTACTACGTTCAGGTGTATAGCACATATTAAAATTGAGCATATTTTTTCTCCCTTTTAAGGAGGCAGAATACTCTTGCGGAACCTGTGCATATTTAACAACAAAATAGTAACCTCGCTGCTTAGCACGTATTACATTTATTCTATCTTGACCTAATTCGACAATATTTCCATATTGCTGTTCATAAACTAGTCGCTGGGCATCTGGTACAAATTCCATCCAAGCAACAGCATAAATATCATCTTGATAATGAGAAAATTCAGCAACATAACGATCAAACTCTAGCTGACTAACCTGTTGACTATCTTTAAAATAAACCGCCATAGATTTAAGTAAGGTTTCATGAACCTCTAACTCATGCTTAATCAAGGTATGAATAAGTTCTACATGGGTCACAAAACGTTGCTTTTTTTGTTGACCCTCAATATCACGAGCAAAATGCAATACAACAATCAGACATAGAAATAACGCCATCATAGGTAAGACAACAACTTGCTTACGTCTAACCCAAACGCTCCTTGGTCTTGCAAATAAAATCAGCATAATAGGGG
Coding sequences:
- a CDS encoding transposase, IS630 family, which codes for MTGIQALERISPDLPMRAGQVQSIEFEYERHGTQTLLGGFNVATGVIDGLIQETRTEIDFVESIKYLIEKNPEKKVYHFIADQLNTHKSETLVRFVADFCNDTQELGVKGKSGILQSMKTREEYLMIGNRRIVFHYTPKHASWMNQIEIWFGILMKKVIRRGNFVSQQDLKDKIQNFMDYFNETMAKPFKWTYKGKALTA
- a CDS encoding universal stress protein A, with the protein product MQNYQHILLAADFSDHGKYVAQKALEMAKQNQAKLSIIHIVDNLPITDATYGPVIPFDVDLDTELMNAAQKRLAELGKQLQIPAEAQFIEMGNAKLEIVAVAEEQNIDLIVVGSHGRHGLALLLGSTANGVLHHAKCDVLAVRLKDN
- a CDS encoding single-stranded-DNA-specific exonuclease, producing MHYHGITKKIVARPLLGRDAGVSETNTILKRIYLARGIKSDADLQRGLAQLPSPWLLTGMEAMVIYLITAIEQQKKIVIVADFDADGATSCTVAMLGLHLLGAGNVDFIVPNRFEYGYGLTPEIVELVIEKQADVLVTVDNGISSLAGVTAAKQAGMQVLVTDHHLPGDQLPDADAIVNPNLPDDEFPSRALAGVGVMFYILMAMRSRMREQGWFITRNIAEPNLAQLLDFVALGTVADVVALDQVNRILVHQGLLRMRSDKVHAGIKALVEVSGRSLHSLASSDLGFAIGPRLNAAGRMDDMSIGIQCLLADERQYAKQLAMQMDELNSDRREVEGQMKQEAMVLLKEMKALDEQHLTAGVCIYNEDWHQGVIGILASRIKDRLNRPVIAFANADNGEIKGSARSIPGVHIRDVLSDIAVAHPKVLQKFGGHAMAAGLSIQLHDYPVFMLAFDKAVERRLVDVDLAQKVYSDGELSAAEMTIGFCELLQSAGPWGQEFPEPLFHGVFEVVQSRIVGEQHLKLVLRQAVGEQLIDAIAFFVERPEYWLGIRQVKIAYKLDINEYKGQRNIQFIIDYLERLV
- a CDS encoding transposase, IS630 family, which gives rise to MRTPKFPVTLKDDEREELEKITRQQTAKSSMVLRAKIILLANSGMKYQNIAQKLDVQNNIITNWTARWHELANKPVRERLQDLPRPGTPDTFTPEQLCRIIALSCEKPEDYDRPITHWTHRELAEEAIKQGIVETISANHLGRLLKKTT
- a CDS encoding nicotinate-nucleotide--dimethylbenzimidazole phosphoribosyltransferase — translated: MDWLAHSIPSPDQRYLLAAVSRQQQLTKPAGSLGELEQLAIRLASLQCTGQPSVDNIWISIFAGDHGIAAEGVSAFPQAVTAEMVKNFAQGGAAINVLAKQHHANLEIIDVGVAANLDGLNIVHNKVAKGTANFLQQAAMTAEQLQAALNAGKVAVERALQQNSQLFIAGEMGIANTSSATAIACSLLNLEAQQLTGAGTGLAAAEIHHKAYIIQQALSLHADISPLPLIILQYFGGFEIAALTGAYMAAAQQQLPILVDGFICSVATLIATRLNPDISPWLIYAHRSAEQGHQLILDALAAKPLLSLNMRLGEASGAALAIPLLRSACALHTQMATFAQAQVSQH
- a CDS encoding adenosylcobinamide kinase/adenosylcobinamide-phosphate guanylyltransferase, which encodes MQHLILGGARSGKSRYAEQCATATGKAVIYIATGTAGDQEMQERIAMHQQSRPSYWQTIEEPILLADTLQQYADSQYCLIVDCLTLWLSNILFDAQGAYQEDIFSQQKHALLELVPNIGTNIIFVSNEVGSGIIPMNSMSRRFVDEAGRLHQQLAQLCTQVTLVTAGIPQTLKH
- a CDS encoding penicillin-binding protein activator, translating into MPFFNYQKILIPCIIIGLTACTPTENIDINNDSGGAVMGLDYRDFHKASSEAVASMLSSGAVDKADGSRYVLAISRITNDTMQRIDTDQLVKKIRIDLLNSGKVVVTTAIAADGAEDHMSMQARQLRHSDEFKQSTVAAKGQMIAPELSLSGKILQRNIKISSRKQQAEYYFQLSLTDINTGLAIWEGETVIGKRGSNDAVSW